From the genome of Brassica oleracea var. oleracea cultivar TO1000 chromosome C4, BOL, whole genome shotgun sequence:
AATGTTGTTATAACAAAAAAATAAATAATATTACCCATACCTTAAAAACAAGCATTTTTAATTTTATATTCTTTTGTTCTTTAATTTTGATGATGAATAGTGGTTTCTATAGTTTCTTAAAAATGAATTTGAAAAAGGAAGACAAAATATATCCAAATTCTAAATATAAATTCCCTTAAAATCGCGTAACTTTTTTAAAAAGAAATTATGAAAAATCGTTATATACTTTTAAGGACGTCGGCAACTAGAGCCGTCAAGGATTTTGAAACATTGGCTTGTGGTCTATACTAAGAAAAAAAGGAAGAGACTAGTTTAAGAAACATACAATATATTTATGTTAAAACTTTAAAAAGAAAATGAAACATTAAAACAAAATTAAGATATGAAGTTAAAACTTTCTCCCTAGTGTTGCTTCTAAACTTTTGTTTTTCTTATAAAATGTCTTGGGCCTCCCTTAGGTCGCCAACTGTTCAGTATACTACCCTATGTTCTTAAATAATGTAAATTTATGTATTTTTACACATATTTAAAAAAAACTTAACTAATTTTGATAATAAATATATAGTTTTTTTACTTACCAATTTCTCATAATTTAAATCACTAGTATCTCATGAATTACAATTAATTTTAAAAAAAAATTACACTGGAAATCCCTTAGAAGAATATCTAACCAAATAAAAATAATTAAAATTTTCCTCCATTTCAAAATAAATAGATGTTTTAAAGAGATTTTGATATTTTAAAATACATGATGTTTTGATATTTTTATATCAATTTTAGTTTTATTGAGTCATGTGACTAATGATGTTTTATAATTTTTTTGATTTGGTTGAACTAAATTCAGTTTATATTTTTAATGCTACATTTTAGAAAAATAGATATCTTAATTCTTGTGTTTTCAATCAAAACAGCAACTATTTTGAAACAGAAATAATAAAATAGCAGGATAGAGGGATGGCTAAAGTTCTCGAAACATATACTATGAGAACCTGTTAAAAATCAAAACTCTGATGAAACATGTTTTTTCCGTTATTAAAATATTAACCTTTTATTGTTAAAATCCTTAAATCAGCGCTCTTTCAAAAGGTAATGCTAATTTGCTACGTGGAGGTGTTGGGCACGTCTGATACATGTGGTTCTCTTTGTTATAAAAACAACAAAACATGAGGTTCTCAAATCTCCACACATCTCCTTTTGGGTTCTTCAATGTTTTGCCATGCCGTGCGTTTTTACGTACTGTAAATTTCAATCTCCAGTTGGATGCTATGTCCTTTTTCGTTTAGGTCAGAGTTTGTAAATATCCTTTTAATTTGGGAACTACGAGTCTTTGTAAAAAAAATTTATGTGTAACTTTACTAGAAGAATTGGGATTCGGTCGATTGACGAATCATTTTTGGATTTTGGCAGTGATCCCATAATGACACGTGTGACAAAAATGATCAACGAAGTGTATTAAACCACGATGAGTCGTCGAACACTGAACATGGACACTTCACGTGGCTGTGATTCTGTGCAGTATTGCACAACCTACTTCTTTGTGCCTACGTACGTATGCGTGTTTCTATTAATAGCATGCTTGTCTTTATATATGGAGACACTATATTTCAGTTGGATTCATGGAGGAAGCATAATTTATTTATTTTTTACTTAAATTTATATATATTAGCTCTCATTATTTTCGTAAAATACATATATGTTTTTACGCTAGAATTTATCTATCGGCGCTGCGACACATATATCTTGGAAATGCATATATGTTACTGTATGCGTCGTAATTTGCAGAAAATAGCAATTTTTTTTTAACGGAAAACTATTTTATTAATATCAAATTGGGTTCAAATGTTTACATGAAACATAAGAGATAAACATGAAATGTTTACAGAAAATAGCAATTTTCATTTTTCTATATATACAGTAGATCTACGAACGTGATGTTGAAAACATTTTGGTATATGAAATAGATTGAAGGTGCAAGATGGGTCTAATATAGAGAGTAAAACATACAAATATAATGCTTTATTTATTTCACAGAGTACTATAACTGGATAATAATGAAGATTTATTTTTACATAGATAAAGTGTCTTACCAGCTCTCTTCCGAATTGACTAACATGTCACATTCCAGACAGAGACACTAGCCTAACACGTTCCTAGATCAAATTAACCCAAGAACCCATCTGACCTCCTCATGACCCCAAAGTCCTTATCCTTTGTGTCTACTCTAATTCAACACTAAAGCCCTTATGCTTACGGCCATCTCTTGAGGTGGTACTTATCCCAAGACCCGTCTATGTCTACTTATGCATGTAGACTTCGTGGCTTATCCTTGCCAACTTCTCAAGAAAGAGATATTCACAAATCTTCCTTTATGGAATATTTCCAAAACTTCTTCAAAGCTTTTTAGAAATCTTCTGTTGATGATTTACCCTTCTCCAAGGTAAATCATAGCTTGCTTAGCCTCCAAGTATCTTTTAGTTTAGCTCTACATCGGCTCCAAGTCCAGTCTTCAAGTCAGCTACACAGCTTCACTTCAGCTTCACTTCACGTATCACTTCTTTTACGACTTCATGTAGTACTTCACGACTTCGTGTAGTACTTCACGACTGGTACATGGACACCTTGAGGAGTTGTTTTTCTTCAGCTTATAAAACTCAGTCGTCAATACATTAACAATCTCCCCCTTGATGATTGAGTTTTAGAATACAACACTCGTAAACTACTTCAGCGCCCATACACTGCTTCAGCACCCAGACACTGCTTTAGCTCAACCACCATGCTTCCTGCTGTACTTTGTCTTCAGTCTTCCCTCTTACCTTCAGGATCTTCACTAGTGACTTAGGTTACCCGCTTTGATACCAATTGAAGGTGCAAGTTGGGTCTAACACAAAGAGTGAAACATACAAGTACAATGCTTTATTTATTTCACAAAGTACTACAACAGGATAATAATGAAGGTTTATATTTACATAGATAAAGTGTCTTACTAGCTCTCTTCCGAATTGACTAACATGTCACACTCCAGACAGAGACACTAGCCTAACACGTTCCTAGATCAAACTAACCCAAGAACCCCTCTAACCCCCTCATGACCACTAGCCCTTATGCTTTATGTCTACTTTAATTCAACACCAAAGCCCTTATGCTTACAACCTTTTCTTGAGGTGGTACCTATCCCAAGGCACGTCTTTGTCTACTTATACATGTAGATTTCGTGGCTTATTCTTGCCAACTTCTCAAGAAAGAGATATTCACAAATCTTCATTTATGGAATATTTCCAAAACTTCTTCAAAGCCTTTTGGAAATATTCCGTTGATGATTTATCCTTCTCCAAGGTAAATCATAGTTTATTTAGCCTCCAAGTATCTTGTAGTTTAGCTCTACGTCGGCTCCAATTCAAGTTTTAAAGTCAGCTACACAGCTTCACTTCAGTTTCACTTCACATAGCACTTCTTGTACGATTTCATGTAGTACTTCACGACTTTATGTAGTATTTCACGACTGGTACATAGACATTTTGAAGAGTTGGTTTTTTCAGCTTCTAAAACTCAGTTGTCACTGTACTGACATAGATATCAGTCTATGTACATGTACTTCGTGCCACTTGTCTAGGGGGTGACTGGTGACTAAATGTATTCACCATTTTCAAGAATCGTTCACCGATTCAAGCCCAAACTTTGTGACACATTTTTAGCTAGTTATAGAGTATTAACCAACTATGTTGTAAAATTTCGTTGGATAGTTTTATTTTTTTAGATTATTAAAATATAAAAATGTGTATATTAGATCGGATGTCATAAATAATATGTAAATAAAACGTAATTACAAATATATCTAATATAGTTAGCAAAAATCTATAATATACCTTTTAAAATATGTACTTATATCTTGTTTGGATAGTTATAGACATAAATTTTGATAAGCTCTTGGACTTTTTTTTTTTTGGGGTAAAAATGTAGAATAAGCCCTTGGACTTCTTTATCACATGTATTTTCTTTGAAAAAAAGTTCTTAAAAGCAATATTAGGTTAAATAGATAAATTTTATACAACAAGAAATATATTCCCTCCGTTCCTAAAAGATCCATATTCTAGAGAAAACTTTTGTTTCAAAACGATACATATTTTATATTTCCAATGTAATTTTTGTCAACTAATAATGAGAAATTGTGAAGTTCAAGAACATTAATTGCATTTCTTAAAATTTTATTGCTTTAAAAATATAGAAAATATAAAATTAGAAAAAACTATGCATTTATAGCTAAGTTTTAATATGTTTTATTAAAAAATGTGAAAAATCTAAAACATATACTCCATCTGTTTCATAATAAGTGTCATTATAGCTTTTTTTCTTGTTACACAAAAAGTGTCACTTTACGATTTCAATGCAAATTATACTTATTTTCAGCTGAAAATTAATTGCAAACTGCATTGATTTCATAAATAGTTTTACTTATCTCAAATACTATTGGTCATAAAGATGTAATTAATAACAACTTATATATATTTCCGTTACTTTCTTAGTATATGTGAAAAGTGTCAAAGTGACACTTATTCAGAAACGGAGAGATTTTCTTAAGGAGTATTAAATATATAAGGTAAAACACAACTACAAAAGATACAACATTATTTTTTTCTTGCTTCATCGGATGTTCCCAATCAAATGAAATTTTGAAATCCACCATTAGCCGCTGGGTGATATGTTTTTTTTTTCTTACGGACGACAATATATTTTTAAAAATCGATCCAAAAGTATTAATAACAGCTTCCAATTAAAATGTTGTAATTACTCTTCGAAACTAAAAGGGTCAAATCCTTCGCCGATGGATTTTCTAAATTCTTTCCAATACTTCTTGGCTTCTGTATCTTTGTCTAGCATTGTGTATATAATTGCCTGTACATGAAACACCATTAGCTTTAACAACTAAAACTGCGATAAAATTCGTTTAATTAATATTTCCATAAACACATATTTATACTATGTTGATAAACCTTATAAAGAGGGATCCGAATATCAGAAATTAGGGCATTCTCATCATTTAGACAACTGTACTCAGCAGCTTCTTGATACCTCTCCTGGAATATCATCGAAATATACTAACCATTAATCACATATAGACAAGAATGTTTAATATAAAGAAATTAGAGTTGCATGCATGCATATGCATATAACGAAAATAATAAAATAATCACCAGCAATATTAAAATTTCAACTAGAGCCATCTGCACGTTGAAGGCGGCCTCGGGCTCGTTTTTGTATCGCATGTTTGCGTCGCGAAGGAGCTGCACCGCCTCCTCGCATTTTCCTTCCTTCATCTTCCGCACCGCCTCCATCTATATTTCCCTCAATTTAAAAGATTGTTAAATATTTTCTTTCTTTGCTCAAATTTTTTTTTTCTCTCTTTTTAAATTGGTTGATCTTGTGGCTATAAAGTTATAGGCTTGTAGCACTTGATATATGGTGTCAATTTGTAAAGAAATTATATGAGTTTTTATAGGGTATCGAAAGCTTCTTAATATATATATATATAAAGTAAACAAATAAAAGCTTTGTTTGTATTTTGCATAATGTTTATGTAAACTCGCTTTGAGAGATATTAAAAAATCAGAGCACGTCGACATAGTAATATTTACAATGTATATCCATAATTATTCTCTTTTTAGTATATAAATATTTATAATATGGAGATAGAGGTACCAGACTGAAATAGCAAACAAAAAAGACCACATTGAGATTTTTTTTGGCAGAAAACCATATTTTTATTTTTGTTTGTTAGATTTCATTACACCTTTTTGGGTAATAATTAAAACAGAACCGAATAATCCTTTTGAATTTATAAGTTTGCAAATTGTACCTTGATGGAATCGGTATCTTCCTTTGAAGGCAACGAAGGGAGTTTCTGAAGATTGAATTGTCTTTGAGAAGGAATGGGTTTAGCCGAAGCAAGCATTGAGCTCACTTCAAAGAGAGACTGCAATGCGTACTTTGCCGGCAAAGGATGCATCCCTGAAGACTCTGATACAGCTGCGGTTGGCTTCCCGGTTATGATCATGTCGGCGGCGCTTGGACGCACAGCTGCGGCGGCAGAATAGCTCATATTCTTTATCTTAAAGCCGAAAATACCTAAGGCACAAGCAAGTGCAAGGGATGCTCCCGCCGCCATTTGTAACGGCTTTAAGAGTTTTTTGTCATCTTGATAATCACTTTTGCTATTTGATTTGGCCATCGTGATTGGTGATCTGATGAACAAACGACCGCTTGGACTGCCATTGGAGGGAAAAACAAGAAAAGGTTTTTGAGATCCAAGAGTTGGTTTATGTGTAGAGGTAAAATTAGAGAAAGGAAGTGTGAGTTTCTGCGTATGGTCTAGAAGAAATGCAGAAGCCATTTTTCTTCTTACGAGTTGAAAAAAATTATAATGGATTTTTATTGCATTTGGTTGATCTTATGTTAGAGATTGGTTCTTAAATTTTTGTTCCTGTTAATTTCCCCACGTGCATAGAAGATGTTACAGTTTCAGGGTTTGTGAAGTAAAGCATCAATGTGTTACTTCAGACGGAAGTAACCAGTTTGGCAGAAAGGCATCAAAGAATGTTGCTTAAACAAGCAAGTACGTATATATACTAATATAAGCAATTTTTTTACGAAAAAAAACATATTTTTTATTTACTGTTTAGTATTGTTTCTTTTCTGAAAATGTTGTTCTGATATATCTATAATATTATTTGAGAAGTCAGTTTCTTATGTGTCACTCTCACGTTAACTCTCACGATGATTGATTACACTGATACCCTTAATGAATTAAAAATATTACATTTAAAATACTATTATTTATTTTTATATTTAGTTTTCTTTTTAAATTTTCTTAAAACATATACATATAATAAAAAGGAATTTTTTTATAAAGTAAAAAAACGAATTGAAAAATGAAAATATATGTATATATAATATGATTTCATAAAAAGGGAAGGTTCACAAAAGAGTAATATTACATTTAAAAAATATTTTTAAATAACATAAAATATTCTTTTGAAGTAATAAAATACTTTCTTTATATCTATATTTTCTTAGATGAAAAATATAAATTTGTATGAAAAATATAAATTTGTATATAACATGATTTCATTAAAAACAATTTACACAGATAATCTTGATATTAGAAAAAGAAATATTATTTCTTTTAAAACATAATTTTAAACAATACAAAAAAATTCAAAGTAATAGAAATATTTTTATATATCTATCTATTTTCTTAGATGATTACATAAAATAATTAAGCAACATAAACTGATATATGTTTAATTGACTAAAAATAGTTTATACTTAGTATTATTGAATGTCTTATTTATTTTTCATATATTTAGTTGACTATAATATCTTTCAATTACAGCAAAAAATATCGATAAATTATATTTTACTTATATAATATTATTTTCATATACAATCACAATTATGTTTACTGCTTATTTTTAAGAGATATTAAAAAAACTAAAAATAAATTTTAAAAATAAACATCGTTTGATTAAATAATTACAAAATAGTTTAATGAGGTGGATATATTATATTTTATCATTATTAAATTTATTTGCTTTCTCAATATTAAATTTTCTTTCAAATTTTATGTTTTTATGTTTGTGGAACTTAATAGAATCATAATCAAAATACCAAAGCAAATCTGAATTCTCATTTTTAAGATTATTTAAAATAAATTTCAGTTTCCATTCAATAAATCAAAGACATAAAGTTATTTAAAATTTAAAAAAATATTATAAAGTTATTTAAAATTTAAAAAAATATTTTAATTATTGTAAATATTGATATGTTTTCATGAGCTTTCAAAAATGTATCAGCTACTTATGCATGTAACTTCCTACTGATCATCGCTTTATTTTCTATTTTTCTTTTTAAGCATCAACATATAATTTGATAATTATCATGAAAATACATGCACATTTAAACGATAAATAAAATTGATTTGATTTTACTTGACTTAATTATAATTAAAAAAATTATATTTCATTTTAAATTTGAAAGAATATATGTAACTCAATGTACTCGCAACATGAGTGACCCGACTAATCCAACTTATATATAAAATCATAGATTTAACTACGATAAGAATATATAATTTTATAAGAATAGTAATTTATTTTACAAATATAATTCATAGGACAACTCAAAACATATTACAAATAAAAATAAAATATTAACCAATTGTACAATTTAGTTCTTTTGTAAACTTTATATATATGCACGAGACTTCAGAATATTATCATTATATTAATTTATGTAATTTAGAATCAGACACTTTAGTTTATTTTTTATTTCATTTTAAGCACAATATATCCTAAGTTATACATAATCTTCATAAAATATACTTACATATCTAAGACAACAACCACCTAAATGCAAATAAGAAATTAATCAAAATTTTAATATATAAAATAAAAAAAGATTACTGTTGAATTCAAAGATACAATCTAATTTATCCAAATAATAACTAAATCGACTGTAAAAACGACAAAACCAATTAGATATAACATATATAAAATCATATGTATAATTAAAGTAATATAACATTATTAATATAAATGATGCGTAAAAATTATAAATTAATTTAAAATTAAAAGTAAATACTAATCAAGTATTATAGTATATTTACTTTAGAAATATATATATCTGTGCTCGTAAGTCACCTAGTTCTCTTTTGAATTAACAAACTTCGAGGACTGGTGTATTT
Proteins encoded in this window:
- the LOC106340458 gene encoding uncharacterized protein LOC106340458; translated protein: MASAFLLDHTQKLTLPFSNFTSTHKPTLGSQKPFLVFPSNGSPSGRLFIRSPITMAKSNSKSDYQDDKKLLKPLQMAAGASLALACALGIFGFKIKNMSYSAAAAVRPSAADMIITGKPTAAVSESSGMHPLPAKYALQSLFEVSSMLASAKPIPSQRQFNLQKLPSLPSKEDTDSIKMEAVRKMKEGKCEEAVQLLRDANMRYKNEPEAAFNVQMALVEILILLERYQEAAEYSCLNDENALISDIRIPLYKAIIYTMLDKDTEAKKYWKEFRKSIGEGFDPFSFEE